One window of Oryza brachyantha chromosome 12, ObraRS2, whole genome shotgun sequence genomic DNA carries:
- the LOC102718890 gene encoding metal transporter Nramp6 yields the protein MPNGEWYPEYRTHIKRHGRNRDNTVARHTASPPVETKARHVPTSPARISMASLPAAAAGEAVEHAPASASASPATPDDEARALLPPSTSPSPSPSDDDDDDDDDDLEERAYEATEKVVVSIADGLVEAEDGFGFASAAASPPFSWRKLWLYTGPGFLMSIAFLDPGNLEGDLQAGAAAGDTLLWLLLWATAMGLLVQLLAARLGVATGRHLAELCRDEYPCWARRALWLMAEVAMVGADIQEVIGSAIAIKILSRGFLPLWAGVVITAMDCFIFLSLENYGVRKLEAVFAILIATMAVSFAWMFTDTKPNMKGLIIGILVPKLSSRTIRQAVGVVGCVIMPHNVFLHSALVQSRKIDPNKEHQVREALRYYSIESTMALAVSFMINLFVTTVFAKGFYGTKEAGSIGLENAGQYLQEKFGGGFFPILYIWGIGLLAAGQSSTITGTYAGQFIMGGFLNLKLKKWIRSMITRSFAIVPTIIVALFFDASDSALDVLNEWLNVLQSIQIPFALIPLITLVSKEEVMGVFKIGRNTQAVTWTVATLLITINGYLLLDFFSSEIRGLLSGSILCLAVLAYASFVLYLILRGTELSNQIITTIRKSFS from the exons ATGCCGAATGGCGAGTGGTACCCAGAGTACCGAACCCATATAAAAAGGCATGGCCGTAACAGAGACAACACTGTTGCGCGTCACACCGCATCCCCTCCCGTCGAGACGAAGGCACGGCACGTGCCCACCTCCCCCGCCCGCATCTCGATGgcctccctccccgccgccgccgccggagaggcCGTCGAGcacgcccccgcctccgcctccgcctcccccgccacgcccgacgacgaggcccgcgccctcctccctccctccacctccccctccccctccccctccgacgacgatgacgacgacgacgacgacgacctcgaGGAGCGCGCCTACGAGGCGACCGAGAAGGTCGTCGTGTCCATCGCCGATGGCCTGGTGGAGGCCGAGGACGGGTTCGggttcgcctccgccgctgcttCGCCGCCCTTCTCGTGGCGGAAGCTGTGGCTGTACACGGGGCCCGGGTTCCTGATGAGCATCGCGTTCCTCGACCCGGGCAACCTCGAGGGGGACCTgcaggccggcgcggcggccggggacaCGCTGCTGTGGCTGCTCCTCTGGGCCACCGCCATGGGCCTCCTCGTGCAGCTGCTCGCCGCgcgcctcggcgtcgccacGGGGAGGCACCTCGCCGAGCTCTGCCGCGACGAGTACCCCTGCTGGGCGCGCCGGGCGCTCTGGCTCATGGCCGAGGTCGCCATGGTCGGGGCCGACATCCAGGAGGTGATCGGcagcgccatcgccatcaagATCCTCAGCCGTGGCTTCCTGCCGCTCTGGGCCGGCGTCGTCATCACCGCCATGGATTG TTTCATTTTTCTGTCTCTTGAAAACTATGGAGTGAGGAAATTAGAAGCTGTATTTGCAATTCTAATTGCTACTATGGCTGTTTCCTTTGCATGGATGTTCACTGATACTAAACCCAACATGAAGGGCCTGATAATAG GTATTTTGGTCCCAAAATTAAGCTCTAGGACAATAAGACAAGCAGTTGGAGTTGTTGGATGTGTTATCATGCCACACAATGTGTTTCTCCATTCAGCACTTGTGCAGTCGAGAAAAATAGACCCAAACAAAGAACACCAAGTCCGTGAAGCGTTGAGATACTATTCAATAGAGTCAACCATGGCCTTGGCTGTGTCCTTCATGATAAATCTCTTTGTAACAACTGTTTTTGCAAAAGGATTTTATGGCACAAAAGAAGCTGGCAGTATTGGCCTTGAAAATGCTGGACAGTATCTACAAGAGAAGTTTGGTGGAGGGTTTTTCCCTATCCTCTACATTTGGGGGATCGGGCTATTAGCTGCTGGCCAGAGCAGTACAATAACAGGAACATATGCTGGACAGTTTATAATGGGTGGGTTTCTGAATTTGAAGCTGAAAAAATGGATCAGGTCAATGATCACCCGAAGCTTTGCAATTGTGCCAACGATAATTGTTGCACTGTTCTTTGATGCGTCAGACTCTGCACTGGATGTTCTAAACGAGTGGCTAAATGTGCTTCAATCAATTCAGATCCCTTTTGCACTGATTCCATTGATAACTCTGGTTTCCAAGGAGGAAGTTATGGGAGTTTTCAAAATAGGTAGAAACACTCAA GCTGTGACCTGGACAGTGGCGACACTATTGATCACAATCAATGGCTATCTCCTGCTGGATTTCTTCTCCTCAGAAATAAGAGGCCTGTTGTCTGGTTCAATTCTCTGCCTGGCAGTACTTGCTTATGCTTCCTTTGTACTGTATCTCATCCTGCGAGGTACTGAGCTGTCCAACCAGATTATCACGACTATACGCAAGAGTTTTTCATGA